In the genome of Coraliomargarita algicola, one region contains:
- a CDS encoding efflux RND transporter permease subunit has protein sequence MQTAFTDIFIKRPVLSLVVSLIIIIAGLQAISTLTVRQYPESENASITVSTVYVGADADLVRGFITTPLERAIATADGIDYISSSSAQGLSTITVRLELNYDSTKALAEVSSKVDQVRGDLPPEAEVPIINIESANSARAAAYLSFTSNILKANEITDYLVRVVQPRLSAVTGVQEAEILGGRTFAMRIWLDPQRMAALGVTATQVRTALAANNYLAAVGQTKGNLVRVNLTTDTDLNTVEDFEQLTILNKGTDIVRLRDIAEVELGGEDYETEVRFSGQQAVFMGIQVLPNANTVDVIREVRNELDSIRAELPTGLEAKIGYDSTVYIEESISEVISTLTETLIIVMVVIFLFMGRIRTVLVPVLAIPISLIGGVFLMQVFGFTINLLTLLAIVLSVGLVVDDAIIVVENIERHLEEGMNPINAALQGVRELIGPVIATTLVLVAVYLPVAFQGGLTGSLFQEFALTLSGAVIVSSVVALTLSPMLCSKVITSGEHKGLAKLINSGFERIRSVYGAVLTVSLQNRWVIYGAWLALTLFCVPMFIFSSKELAPKEDQGVIFGIVDAPANQVIDENLRYTERVNEIFFSMPETRHSFQLTTPAGGFSGMVLAPWTERERNAFEVLPEVQQSLGSIAGVNLFATTPDPLPGGAENFPMNFLLLSTAEPEQILEVAQQLQQKATMSGMFAFPPIIDTKIDQPQARFSVNRDMVSALGLDLRQVGADLGAMVGGGYVNRFNIGGRSYKVIPQIEREARLNPDQLQDIYITGGQGELIPLSTVADLDYSAQPRSLNRFQQFNAVKLSGIAIRPLDEALSFLEKEADALMPEGYRYDYSGEARQLRKEGNTFLPAFGLALLLIFLVLAAQFNSFRDPFIILLGSGPLAMFGALIFTSMQINAPGVPFWTNGMTTTLNIYSQVGLVTLIGLVAKNGILIVEFANELQREGKSKLEAITEAAKVRLRPVLMTSVATVAGHFPLVLVTGAGAEARNSIGLVVVGGMAIGSVLTLLFLPSIYMLIAKDRQGQPKSATA, from the coding sequence ATGCAGACTGCATTTACAGACATTTTTATTAAGCGCCCCGTGCTCTCGCTGGTGGTCTCGCTGATTATAATCATCGCAGGCTTGCAGGCGATTAGCACGCTCACGGTGCGCCAATACCCGGAGAGCGAGAACGCGTCGATCACGGTATCGACTGTCTACGTAGGTGCCGATGCGGACCTCGTGCGCGGCTTCATAACTACACCCTTGGAACGCGCCATCGCGACGGCAGACGGCATCGACTACATCAGCTCTTCCAGTGCACAGGGCCTCTCCACGATTACAGTACGCTTGGAGCTTAACTACGACTCCACCAAAGCCTTGGCGGAAGTTAGTTCCAAGGTAGACCAAGTGCGCGGCGATCTTCCTCCAGAAGCGGAGGTACCGATCATTAACATCGAATCGGCCAACAGTGCGCGCGCGGCAGCCTACCTCTCCTTCACATCAAACATCCTGAAAGCCAACGAAATCACCGACTACCTGGTGCGAGTGGTGCAACCGCGACTCTCCGCCGTCACAGGTGTGCAAGAAGCCGAAATCCTCGGTGGCCGCACCTTTGCCATGCGCATCTGGTTGGATCCGCAGCGCATGGCTGCGCTCGGCGTGACCGCCACTCAAGTGCGCACCGCACTCGCCGCCAATAATTATCTCGCGGCAGTCGGGCAAACCAAGGGCAACCTGGTGCGCGTCAATCTGACCACCGATACCGACCTCAATACAGTCGAAGACTTCGAGCAACTGACCATTCTAAACAAAGGCACCGACATCGTCCGCTTACGCGACATCGCCGAAGTCGAACTGGGCGGTGAAGATTACGAAACTGAGGTTCGCTTTTCCGGCCAACAAGCAGTCTTCATGGGCATCCAAGTGCTGCCCAATGCCAACACGGTCGACGTGATCCGTGAAGTCAGAAATGAGCTGGACTCGATCCGCGCGGAATTGCCAACCGGCCTGGAAGCGAAGATCGGCTACGACTCTACTGTTTATATCGAAGAGTCGATTAGCGAGGTCATCTCGACCCTGACAGAGACTTTGATCATCGTGATGGTGGTCATCTTCCTTTTCATGGGGCGCATACGCACGGTGCTGGTGCCGGTGCTGGCCATCCCAATTTCTTTGATCGGAGGCGTCTTTCTCATGCAAGTATTCGGCTTCACCATCAACCTGCTGACCCTGCTGGCCATAGTGCTGTCAGTCGGGCTCGTGGTGGACGACGCCATCATCGTGGTGGAAAACATCGAACGTCACCTGGAAGAAGGCATGAACCCGATCAACGCTGCGCTGCAAGGCGTGCGCGAACTCATCGGCCCCGTCATCGCCACCACGCTAGTTCTGGTCGCCGTGTATCTGCCAGTGGCCTTCCAAGGCGGACTCACCGGCTCGCTCTTTCAGGAATTCGCACTCACACTATCGGGTGCGGTGATCGTCTCCTCCGTGGTGGCGCTGACACTCAGCCCCATGCTGTGCTCGAAGGTCATTACTTCCGGCGAACACAAAGGACTGGCCAAGCTGATCAACAGCGGCTTTGAACGCATCCGCTCCGTTTATGGTGCTGTATTGACCGTTTCCCTACAAAATCGCTGGGTCATCTACGGAGCCTGGCTCGCGCTCACCCTATTCTGCGTGCCGATGTTTATATTCTCCTCCAAGGAACTCGCGCCCAAGGAGGACCAAGGTGTCATCTTCGGTATCGTGGATGCGCCCGCCAATCAGGTAATCGATGAAAACCTGCGCTACACCGAGCGCGTTAATGAGATCTTCTTTTCGATGCCCGAAACGCGGCACTCCTTCCAGCTCACCACCCCAGCAGGTGGTTTCAGCGGCATGGTGCTCGCCCCCTGGACAGAGCGTGAGCGCAACGCCTTCGAAGTCTTGCCTGAAGTGCAACAAAGCCTCGGCAGCATCGCCGGCGTGAACCTCTTTGCCACCACACCCGACCCACTGCCCGGTGGCGCAGAAAACTTCCCAATGAACTTCCTGCTGCTCTCCACCGCAGAGCCCGAACAGATTCTGGAAGTGGCCCAGCAACTACAGCAAAAGGCCACCATGAGCGGCATGTTCGCTTTTCCGCCCATCATCGACACCAAGATCGACCAGCCACAAGCACGCTTCTCCGTGAATCGCGACATGGTCAGCGCGCTGGGGCTCGACCTACGGCAGGTCGGTGCCGACCTCGGCGCCATGGTCGGCGGCGGCTATGTGAATCGATTCAATATCGGTGGCCGCAGCTATAAGGTGATCCCGCAAATCGAACGCGAGGCCCGCCTCAACCCCGACCAATTGCAAGACATCTACATCACCGGCGGCCAAGGAGAACTCATTCCACTGAGCACCGTAGCCGATCTGGATTACAGCGCCCAGCCCCGCTCACTCAATCGCTTCCAGCAATTCAACGCTGTCAAGCTGAGCGGCATCGCCATACGCCCACTGGACGAAGCACTCAGCTTCTTGGAAAAAGAAGCCGACGCACTCATGCCCGAAGGCTACCGCTACGATTACTCCGGCGAAGCCCGCCAGCTGCGCAAAGAAGGCAACACCTTCCTGCCCGCGTTCGGACTCGCACTACTATTGATCTTTCTAGTCTTGGCCGCTCAATTCAACAGCTTCCGCGACCCCTTCATTATCTTACTAGGCTCAGGACCCTTAGCTATGTTTGGTGCGCTGATTTTCACATCCATGCAGATTAATGCGCCCGGCGTGCCCTTCTGGACCAATGGCATGACCACAACACTCAACATTTACTCACAAGTCGGACTAGTCACTTTGATTGGTCTGGTCGCCAAGAACGGCATTTTGATTGTCGAATTTGCCAACGAATTGCAACGCGAAGGTAAATCCAAACTCGAAGCCATCACCGAGGCCGCCAAGGTGCGCCTACGCCCCGTGCTGATGACCTCCGTCGCGACCGTGGCCGGTCACTTCCCACTCGTGCTCGTGACAGGTGCCGGTGCCGAAGCCCGCAACTCCATTGGACTCGTCGTCGTAGGCGGCATGGCCATCGGTAGTGTGCTCACCCTACTCTTCCTGCCCAGCATCTATATGTTGATCGCCAAAGACCGTCAGGGACAGCCCAAATCCGCGACCGCATAA
- a CDS encoding efflux RND transporter periplasmic adaptor subunit, translating into MGKKIIFIIAIIVGVGAILAGLVITKLGQFSAMAEAGKNGGPPPSTVSVTTPRTDTWETRYKSVGSIEPVRGILIETESAGVVDSINFENGQEVKAGDLLVQLDIDVEKAQLRAAEATVQLTQTEFERATRLRQSGNVPQSDLDRAAADMERAQAEIQNLKALIDRKTIVAPFDGRVGIRQINLGQYVPTGSPIVSLEADEQVYVNFSLPQKTLSKINTGMKLDVTSDAYPEQTFVGQLTAISPVIDPSTRSVALQGTIDNPESLLRSGLFVNIELVSEQTEEVLLIPSTAILYAPYGNSVYVVESQQNEDGSGERLIVKQKFIRIGRSRGDFVSVLDGVTADERIVSSGAFKLRNGAAITINNDLEPQAQLAPAVDNS; encoded by the coding sequence ATGGGTAAGAAAATTATATTTATAATCGCCATCATTGTGGGCGTCGGCGCAATCCTCGCGGGATTGGTCATCACTAAACTCGGGCAGTTTAGTGCGATGGCCGAGGCGGGCAAAAACGGGGGGCCTCCTCCCAGCACGGTATCAGTCACGACACCACGCACAGACACATGGGAGACTCGATATAAATCCGTCGGCTCGATTGAACCGGTGCGTGGCATCTTAATCGAAACCGAAAGCGCGGGCGTCGTTGACTCAATCAATTTCGAGAATGGTCAAGAAGTGAAAGCGGGCGATCTGCTGGTGCAACTCGATATCGATGTGGAGAAAGCACAGCTACGCGCGGCTGAAGCCACCGTGCAACTCACTCAAACAGAGTTTGAGCGCGCGACTCGTTTACGCCAGAGCGGCAATGTGCCGCAGTCCGACCTCGATCGCGCGGCGGCGGACATGGAACGTGCACAAGCGGAAATCCAAAACCTGAAAGCACTCATCGACCGTAAGACAATTGTCGCCCCTTTTGATGGCCGTGTCGGCATTCGCCAAATCAACTTAGGGCAATACGTGCCAACGGGCTCGCCCATCGTCAGCCTAGAAGCGGACGAGCAAGTATACGTGAACTTCTCTTTGCCACAAAAGACCTTATCTAAAATCAATACCGGCATGAAGCTGGATGTCACCAGCGATGCCTATCCGGAGCAAACATTTGTCGGCCAGCTTACAGCGATCAGTCCGGTGATCGATCCCAGCACCCGCTCTGTGGCGCTCCAAGGCACCATCGACAATCCTGAATCGCTCTTGCGCAGTGGCCTTTTCGTCAACATCGAACTGGTCTCCGAACAGACTGAGGAGGTGCTGCTGATTCCGTCAACTGCAATACTCTACGCGCCTTATGGCAACTCTGTCTATGTAGTCGAATCTCAACAAAATGAAGACGGCAGCGGTGAGCGCTTAATCGTCAAACAGAAGTTTATCCGCATCGGCCGCTCACGCGGTGACTTTGTGAGTGTGCTAGACGGAGTGACAGCCGATGAACGCATCGTATCTTCGGGTGCCTTCAAGCTACGCAACGGCGCGGCGATCACGATCAACAACGATCTCGAGCCTCAAGCGCAACTGGCTCCAGCCGTCGACAACTCGTAA